One window from the genome of Treponema sp. OMZ 838 encodes:
- a CDS encoding leucine-rich repeat protein, translating into MNTDTTRTRKFFNRITVAVLAVIVSLLCTACPQNGGGAPGNNTPSYTQVPFAQLDNYLNTTASDSTVNYIEVTGLTKDAVRGTITTASPLGEILKAHPSKKVALKFGGKIEGLTSMGSCFDDCETLVQVSGIPEGVTNMGSCFYGCTNLRQAPVIPESVEAIYFCFSHCTNLKQAPVIPANVTDMYKCFLDCENLQNVVLKCNYNPARDSSNKPYFEDTFDGCTALTAGGIKVPAGQLETYKTNADVMGVTEDKFAAE; encoded by the coding sequence ATGAATACTGATACCACAAGAACGCGAAAGTTCTTTAACCGGATTACGGTAGCGGTGTTAGCCGTTATCGTATCGTTACTATGTACTGCGTGTCCTCAAAATGGGGGGGGGGCACCCGGCAACAACACGCCAAGCTACACACAGGTACCCTTTGCACAGTTAGACAACTACCTTAACACAACAGCTTCTGACAGCACGGTAAACTACATCGAAGTAACAGGGCTTACAAAAGATGCCGTAAGGGGAACTATTACCACGGCAAGTCCGCTCGGTGAAATTCTGAAAGCACATCCTTCCAAAAAAGTTGCACTTAAATTCGGCGGTAAAATAGAAGGTCTTACAAGTATGGGTTCTTGTTTTGACGACTGCGAGACCCTTGTACAAGTTTCCGGAATACCTGAAGGGGTTACGAACATGGGAAGTTGCTTTTATGGCTGTACAAACCTCAGACAGGCTCCGGTAATCCCTGAAAGTGTTGAGGCCATATATTTTTGCTTTTCCCACTGTACAAATCTCAAGCAGGCTCCGGTTATTCCGGCAAATGTTACGGATATGTATAAGTGCTTTTTGGATTGCGAAAACCTTCAAAATGTTGTTCTTAAATGCAATTATAATCCCGCAAGAGATAGCTCGAATAAGCCCTATTTCGAAGATACCTTTGATGGCTGCACGGCTTTAACGGCAGGCGGTATTAAGGTTCCTGCAGGACAGCTGGAAACGTACAAAACTAATGCAGACGTTATGGGCGTTACGGAGGATAAGTTTGCCGCCGAATAA
- a CDS encoding MptD family putative ECF transporter S component, protein MTATTSLSDKKMGIKDFIYAGVFGAIYIVLMMIIMMGSAAISPILYFIAPLIVGLVCSTVYMYCMLKVHKFGTALIFGVLFTVTACYQSLYAIFFSLAAALTAELILFLGNYKSQKMYLLSFVFFNLNMSAPTILLLFNYGRFMNLAEKHRGFAYAQLIAKLAFNGKIWYAILCCAVIGGIGGAFITKNLVKKYFEKNEAV, encoded by the coding sequence ATGACTGCAACGACATCCTTATCAGATAAAAAAATGGGCATTAAGGATTTTATCTATGCGGGGGTATTCGGTGCAATATACATTGTGCTGATGATGATTATTATGATGGGATCTGCCGCAATCTCACCTATCCTCTATTTTATAGCCCCGCTGATCGTTGGATTGGTGTGCAGCACGGTGTATATGTACTGTATGCTGAAAGTACATAAGTTCGGTACGGCATTGATATTCGGCGTGCTTTTTACGGTTACGGCCTGTTATCAAAGTTTATATGCGATATTTTTTTCATTAGCAGCAGCACTTACGGCAGAATTGATTCTTTTCTTGGGTAACTATAAATCGCAGAAGATGTATCTGCTGTCCTTTGTATTTTTTAATCTGAATATGTCTGCGCCGACCATATTATTGCTCTTTAACTACGGACGGTTTATGAATCTTGCAGAAAAACACAGAGGCTTTGCCTATGCACAGTTGATCGCAAAATTAGCATTCAATGGGAAAATATGGTATGCCATTTTATGCTGCGCTGTTATCGGTGGAATAGGCGGAGCTTTTATTACAAAGAACCTCGTTAAAAAATATTTCGAAAAAAACGAAGCCGTATAA
- the lysS gene encoding lysine--tRNA ligase, protein MSKEQNNQKLVHWADQTAEKIIRERGDLESYTCASGITPSGTVHIGNFREIISVDLVVRALRDRGKKVRFIYSWDDYDVFRKVPENMPGKETLQNYLRYPITMVPDTTGRDTSYARHHEVDVEQVLPKVGIHPEFLYQAERYRSGMYAEGMKKALQNRDKIKDCLNRYRDDEHKIPATEEYWPVAAFCCNCSKDTTEIVSYDGEYGLEYRCTSCGHQEKADLRTSKELKLGWRVDWPMRWQFEKTVFEPAGKDHHSQGGSFDTARLVADEVYDWPAPVSFRYDFIGIKGLPGKMSSSKGKVISLSDVLNVYQPEIARYLFAGTRPNTEFSISFDLDVIKTYEDYDKTERIAWGVDKAKNDEVYAKERRIYELSQVEGMPSCISYQIPFRHLCNLLQINAGDIAAVMKLLPDMKEEQRERFEARAKCAWYWITECAPEDFRFALRTDGGKAELSTSETAALCKIRDELLPQMDALDEKAFSTALYDVAHACEIEPKALFTAVYQALIGKDQGPRLAGFMKIIGKERLAQLLSFY, encoded by the coding sequence ATGAGTAAAGAACAAAACAATCAGAAATTAGTACATTGGGCGGATCAAACCGCAGAGAAGATTATACGCGAACGCGGTGATTTGGAATCATATACGTGCGCTTCGGGAATTACGCCGTCGGGAACCGTTCACATCGGCAACTTCCGGGAAATTATCTCGGTTGATTTAGTTGTACGCGCGTTACGCGACCGCGGTAAAAAGGTACGCTTTATTTATTCATGGGACGATTACGATGTGTTCCGCAAAGTGCCTGAAAATATGCCCGGAAAAGAAACGCTGCAAAACTATCTGCGGTATCCCATCACAATGGTACCCGACACAACCGGCCGAGACACGTCTTACGCGCGTCATCACGAAGTGGATGTGGAGCAGGTGTTGCCGAAAGTCGGTATTCATCCCGAATTTTTATATCAGGCTGAACGGTACCGCAGCGGTATGTATGCCGAGGGGATGAAAAAAGCGCTGCAAAACCGTGACAAAATAAAGGACTGTTTGAACCGCTACCGCGACGATGAGCATAAAATTCCCGCAACGGAAGAATATTGGCCTGTCGCGGCTTTTTGCTGCAATTGCAGTAAAGATACTACCGAGATTGTTTCGTATGACGGCGAATACGGATTGGAATACCGCTGCACAAGCTGCGGCCATCAGGAAAAGGCCGACTTACGCACCTCAAAGGAATTAAAACTCGGTTGGAGAGTTGACTGGCCGATGCGCTGGCAGTTTGAAAAGACGGTTTTTGAACCTGCCGGAAAAGACCACCACAGCCAAGGCGGTTCTTTCGACACGGCGCGGCTTGTCGCGGATGAAGTATATGATTGGCCTGCTCCGGTCAGCTTCCGCTACGATTTTATCGGCATCAAGGGCTTGCCGGGTAAAATGTCCTCGTCAAAGGGAAAGGTCATCAGTCTTTCCGATGTCTTGAACGTTTATCAGCCCGAAATTGCACGGTACTTGTTTGCAGGAACGAGGCCGAACACGGAGTTTTCCATCAGCTTCGATTTGGACGTTATCAAAACCTATGAGGATTACGATAAAACCGAGCGTATCGCATGGGGTGTCGATAAGGCTAAAAACGATGAGGTGTATGCGAAGGAACGCCGCATCTATGAACTTTCGCAGGTTGAAGGGATGCCGTCCTGTATATCGTATCAAATTCCGTTCAGACACCTTTGTAACCTTTTACAAATCAATGCCGGAGACATCGCCGCGGTCATGAAGCTTTTGCCGGATATGAAGGAAGAACAGCGGGAGCGTTTTGAAGCACGGGCGAAGTGCGCATGGTATTGGATTACCGAATGTGCGCCGGAAGACTTCCGGTTTGCACTGCGTACCGACGGCGGCAAGGCGGAACTTTCTACATCCGAAACCGCTGCACTCTGCAAAATCCGCGATGAGCTGTTACCCCAGATGGATGCGCTTGATGAAAAGGCTTTTTCAACTGCGTTGTATGATGTAGCTCATGCGTGCGAAATCGAACCGAAAGCGCTGTTTACCGCCGTCTATCAGGCGTTGATTGGGAAAGACCAGGGCCCGCGCCTTGCCGGTTTTATGAAGATAATCGGAAAGGAACGGCTTGCACAATTGCTTTCATTCTATTAA
- a CDS encoding uracil phosphoribosyltransferase: MEEFDMKQVIMEAESLQGYLTSKDNAYLKKLDELYNQTMQQFTLLDAAADKKEKDAAETEIIALYDKMGKILQEICKEVPQLKVYSFNTDFASHAEASRVMAKLRSSETGHNEFIYYTQRAFEMLFKLAYSGSHEDSKNYLISKTPVTVPVQNYAVHKISDIDHKIENTVMCVMLRGALLPSMIMSKEIEEYSSHGYVTPFALFKIKRDDTKKVDDMQYVLNLDMSYFNLEDLNGKDLIFADPMNATGGSLITVVKYLERQGVKPKSISCFHVISSLKGALCAARALKNCTVYTLWMDPALNSAAYILPGLGDAGDRINGVDEAEHPRNMIQLIADYGATIAGLYRHQLRAIENVVLQNK, encoded by the coding sequence ATAGAGGAGTTTGATATGAAACAAGTTATTATGGAAGCGGAATCGCTACAAGGGTATTTAACATCGAAGGATAATGCATACCTTAAAAAATTGGATGAATTGTATAATCAGACAATGCAGCAATTTACGTTGCTTGATGCTGCCGCAGATAAAAAAGAAAAAGATGCAGCTGAAACTGAGATTATCGCATTGTATGATAAAATGGGAAAGATTTTGCAGGAAATCTGCAAAGAAGTACCCCAGCTCAAGGTCTATTCATTCAATACCGATTTTGCAAGCCATGCGGAAGCCTCCCGCGTTATGGCAAAACTGCGCAGCAGTGAAACCGGTCATAACGAATTCATCTATTATACTCAACGCGCCTTTGAAATGCTCTTCAAACTTGCGTATAGCGGGAGCCACGAGGATAGCAAAAACTATCTTATTTCCAAAACGCCGGTTACCGTTCCCGTACAGAACTACGCCGTGCATAAGATCAGCGACATCGATCATAAAATAGAAAACACCGTCATGTGTGTGATGTTGCGCGGTGCGCTCCTTCCGTCGATGATTATGTCCAAGGAGATTGAAGAATATTCTTCACACGGCTATGTAACCCCGTTCGCATTGTTTAAGATCAAACGGGATGATACAAAAAAAGTCGATGATATGCAGTATGTCCTTAATTTGGATATGTCGTATTTCAATTTGGAAGACTTGAACGGAAAAGACCTGATCTTTGCAGATCCGATGAATGCAACCGGCGGCAGTTTGATTACCGTTGTCAAATACCTTGAACGGCAAGGAGTGAAACCGAAATCGATCAGTTGTTTCCATGTCATTTCGTCACTCAAAGGCGCTTTGTGTGCAGCCCGGGCCTTAAAGAATTGTACGGTATACACGTTGTGGATGGATCCCGCACTGAATTCTGCGGCCTATATTCTTCCCGGGCTGGGAGACGCGGGCGATAGAATCAACGGTGTCGATGAAGCAGAGCATCCGCGGAATATGATTCAGCTTATTGCGGATTACGGCGCGACTATCGCGGGGCTTTACCGGCATCAGTTGAGAGCGATTGAGAATGTGGTGCTTCAAAATAAATAA
- a CDS encoding sodium-dependent transporter, with translation MERKNNRFVSNIGFILACVGSAVGMANVWGFPYKLGSNGGGAFLLIYILFVILFGYVGLSAEYAIGRRSGTGTLGSYAYAWKHGRKDLEGIGKIIGWLPLAGSITIAIGYAVIIAYVLKAFMQSVLGSIMTVEPGQWFESFAFQQFSVVPYHAVIIIVTLLTIVLGAHTIEKTNKIMMPLFFILFAALAVRMAFLPGAFAGYTFLFTPDWNHLKNPSVWITAMGQAFFSLSITGSGMIVYGAYLSKDHDCVAGAKNTALFDTIAAVVAALVMIPACFAYRMDPAGGPGLLFVVLPSILQKMPGGRIFGIILYLVVVFGGVSSLQNMLEVVAESLMHTFKGLKRTAVIIVLGVITFGIGVFMEPIAETKGAILGGWGAWMDLVSTYIIPIGAVLGAVSWFWVMKKDELLDEINTGAKKRYGNGWYYLGKYVYTLFALFLCVVALVRGEGF, from the coding sequence ATGGAAAGAAAAAATAATCGGTTTGTCAGCAACATAGGGTTTATTCTTGCCTGCGTCGGTTCGGCTGTCGGTATGGCAAATGTGTGGGGTTTTCCCTACAAGCTTGGGAGCAACGGCGGCGGTGCCTTTTTGCTCATCTATATCTTATTTGTTATCCTTTTCGGATATGTCGGACTTTCCGCAGAATACGCAATCGGCCGTCGCAGCGGTACGGGGACGCTCGGCTCCTATGCCTATGCATGGAAGCACGGCCGCAAAGACCTTGAGGGCATCGGTAAGATAATCGGATGGCTGCCCTTGGCGGGTTCAATCACAATCGCTATCGGGTATGCTGTTATCATCGCGTATGTACTCAAGGCTTTTATGCAGTCCGTACTGGGCAGTATTATGACGGTAGAACCCGGACAGTGGTTTGAATCCTTTGCCTTTCAGCAGTTCAGCGTTGTACCCTATCACGCGGTTATTATTATTGTAACGCTGCTGACCATTGTGCTCGGCGCACATACGATAGAAAAAACAAATAAAATAATGATGCCGCTTTTTTTCATCTTGTTTGCGGCATTGGCTGTTCGTATGGCATTTTTGCCCGGCGCTTTTGCAGGGTATACGTTTTTATTTACCCCCGATTGGAATCATTTAAAAAATCCGTCCGTGTGGATAACTGCGATGGGGCAGGCCTTTTTCTCATTATCTATTACCGGATCGGGGATGATTGTATACGGCGCTTATTTAAGTAAAGATCATGACTGCGTAGCGGGAGCAAAAAATACCGCATTGTTCGATACCATCGCGGCGGTTGTTGCAGCCCTTGTGATGATCCCCGCGTGTTTCGCTTATCGGATGGATCCTGCAGGCGGTCCCGGTTTGCTGTTCGTTGTCCTCCCTTCCATTCTTCAAAAAATGCCCGGCGGCAGAATATTCGGTATCATCCTCTACCTCGTCGTCGTGTTCGGAGGAGTTTCATCTTTGCAGAATATGCTTGAAGTGGTCGCCGAATCGCTGATGCATACGTTTAAAGGCTTAAAGCGAACTGCAGTGATTATCGTTCTCGGCGTCATCACCTTCGGCATCGGTGTATTTATGGAACCCATCGCAGAAACCAAGGGCGCAATTCTCGGCGGCTGGGGCGCATGGATGGATTTGGTCTCCACATATATTATCCCGATCGGTGCAGTGCTCGGCGCTGTTTCGTGGTTCTGGGTAATGAAAAAAGATGAGCTATTGGACGAAATCAACACCGGAGCAAAGAAACGCTACGGCAACGGCTGGTACTACCTCGGTAAATACGTGTACACGCTTTTCGCACTGTTTCTGTGCGTTGTCGCATTGGTGCGCGGCGAGGGATTCTAG
- a CDS encoding lipopolysaccharide assembly protein LapB produces MWCFKINKRIDETAVQSTAVATVQQIPAVNSAEGIRNIADRVPKNSILFLLVFFITAAGLFAKGNVDSETAKAYFEIAQAYTEVTKYDKAAEFYLKAAKDPAHKNAAEYNLARVYGLQGDWGKAKNILERQYKDAPGNVLIAKAYAYSLAATGDEARACEMYKKLYDEDSENPEAALNYVRILILSKRYDQALSFIEEMKTRFTESTENKAFAELEEKIKKAQEEPNKDGKVQNKTDTADSTESRMEKGASDSRTEPAAAKTAADAEAAEVKVKDGKKK; encoded by the coding sequence ATGTGGTGCTTCAAAATAAATAAGCGTATCGATGAGACAGCGGTTCAATCGACAGCAGTAGCGACGGTTCAACAGATTCCAGCTGTTAATTCTGCCGAGGGTATTCGCAATATTGCTGATCGGGTGCCTAAAAACAGCATACTGTTTTTACTGGTTTTTTTTATAACCGCTGCCGGTTTGTTTGCAAAGGGTAATGTCGATTCCGAAACGGCGAAAGCCTATTTTGAGATTGCTCAAGCCTATACCGAGGTGACTAAGTACGACAAAGCGGCGGAGTTTTATCTAAAGGCGGCAAAGGATCCTGCGCATAAAAATGCGGCGGAGTATAATTTGGCACGAGTGTACGGGCTGCAAGGCGATTGGGGAAAGGCGAAGAACATTCTTGAACGGCAATATAAAGATGCGCCCGGCAATGTGCTGATTGCAAAAGCGTATGCCTACAGCCTTGCGGCAACCGGCGATGAAGCACGCGCCTGTGAAATGTACAAAAAACTGTACGATGAGGATTCGGAAAACCCCGAAGCGGCACTCAATTATGTTCGTATACTGATTCTTTCCAAACGGTATGACCAAGCGCTTTCTTTTATTGAAGAGATGAAAACCCGTTTTACCGAAAGCACTGAAAACAAAGCTTTCGCCGAACTTGAAGAAAAAATCAAGAAAGCGCAGGAAGAGCCGAATAAAGACGGTAAAGTGCAGAACAAGACTGATACGGCAGACAGTACCGAAAGCCGGATGGAAAAAGGCGCGTCCGATTCTAGAACCGAACCGGCTGCTGCGAAAACAGCGGCTGACGCCGAAGCCGCGGAGGTAAAGGTAAAAGATGGAAAGAAAAAATAA
- a CDS encoding diacylglycerol/polyprenol kinase family protein translates to MKWFERFRYRTFSQTASVEELLVEVFRKTIHLSSALTVVFAERWYTLTIAGIAAMSTLYCISEFLRIRGYELGIIAHITRYASRKRDKGRFVLGPLTLAGGILLALLLFPMHTAKIAIFALAFGDGLASLVGKRFGRIRLTFFKDKTVAGSLTCFVAVFLSSFAVSGNFWKSLILGIAGAGIEMLPLKDYDNLLIPVAIGFLALLLHA, encoded by the coding sequence ATGAAATGGTTTGAACGCTTCCGATACCGTACATTTTCTCAGACTGCATCCGTAGAGGAACTGTTGGTTGAAGTTTTTAGAAAAACCATTCATCTGTCTTCTGCGTTAACCGTTGTTTTTGCTGAACGCTGGTATACACTTACGATTGCCGGTATTGCCGCTATGAGTACGCTCTACTGTATTTCCGAATTTCTCCGTATACGCGGCTATGAGCTTGGTATCATTGCGCATATCACCCGTTACGCATCACGGAAACGTGATAAAGGGCGGTTCGTCTTAGGGCCGCTGACACTTGCCGGCGGGATACTCCTTGCACTGCTGCTCTTTCCCATGCATACGGCAAAGATTGCCATATTTGCACTTGCTTTTGGGGATGGGCTTGCGAGCCTTGTCGGAAAGCGTTTCGGTAGAATCCGATTAACTTTTTTTAAAGACAAAACCGTTGCCGGAAGTTTAACTTGTTTTGTAGCCGTGTTCCTTTCATCCTTTGCCGTCAGCGGGAATTTTTGGAAAAGCCTTATACTCGGTATTGCCGGAGCCGGTATCGAAATGCTGCCGCTTAAAGATTATGACAACCTTTTGATACCGGTTGCTATCGGTTTTCTTGCCTTACTTCTCCATGCGTAA
- the mgtE gene encoding magnesium transporter, with the protein MEDKMQEMERIQELLDNRHYVALIAELAEMNAVDVAEILDKENAANAVFLFRMLPKDLAAEVFALLSSEQQSAFISSITDKELGPILDELAFDDVVDLVEEMPANAVRKILANSGEEERKLINQFLKYPPDSAGSLMTIEYVSLKKTMTVKQALDYIRETGLKKETIYTCYVTDANRVLEGIVSLKELVLAPEDELIENIFESECIYVNTHDDQESVIAVFKKYAFLALPVVDAEKRLIGIITVDDVMDAMEQEATEDFQIMAAMQPSEDAYLNTGVFKLAKHRIGWLMLLMVSETFTGKIIEHYTELLATLTILTSFIPMLMDTGGNSGSQSSTLIIRGLATGEIQLRDWAKVLWKELRIAIMVGALLGLTIFIKSYFLDGKPILVSASVGLTLVVTVTIAKLTGGLLPILAKKLHMDPAIMAGPLITTIVDAVSLIVYFKIAGFLLF; encoded by the coding sequence ATGGAAGATAAAATGCAGGAAATGGAGCGGATTCAAGAACTGCTCGACAATAGGCACTACGTAGCTTTAATTGCAGAACTCGCTGAGATGAATGCGGTCGATGTAGCGGAAATATTGGATAAAGAAAATGCGGCAAATGCGGTGTTTCTTTTCAGAATGCTTCCGAAAGACCTTGCCGCCGAGGTATTCGCACTCCTTTCGAGCGAGCAGCAAAGCGCATTTATTTCATCGATTACAGATAAAGAACTCGGCCCTATCCTGGACGAACTTGCGTTTGACGATGTCGTAGACCTTGTGGAAGAGATGCCTGCGAATGCCGTCAGAAAGATTTTAGCAAACTCCGGGGAAGAAGAACGTAAGCTCATCAATCAATTCCTCAAATATCCTCCCGACTCTGCCGGAAGCCTGATGACTATTGAGTACGTCAGCCTTAAAAAGACAATGACGGTAAAACAGGCGCTGGATTACATCAGAGAGACGGGGCTAAAAAAAGAAACGATTTATACCTGTTATGTGACCGATGCCAACAGAGTGCTTGAGGGCATCGTTTCATTAAAAGAGCTTGTGTTGGCGCCTGAAGATGAGCTAATCGAAAATATTTTTGAAAGCGAATGTATCTATGTAAACACCCACGATGACCAAGAAAGCGTTATTGCGGTTTTTAAGAAGTATGCATTCCTCGCCCTGCCTGTTGTCGATGCGGAAAAACGGCTGATCGGTATTATCACCGTTGACGACGTCATGGATGCTATGGAACAGGAAGCTACAGAAGACTTCCAGATCATGGCCGCTATGCAGCCGTCCGAAGACGCTTACCTGAACACCGGTGTTTTTAAACTTGCCAAGCACCGCATCGGCTGGCTGATGCTCCTAATGGTGTCGGAAACCTTTACCGGCAAGATTATCGAACACTACACTGAACTGCTGGCAACGCTTACCATACTCACTTCTTTTATTCCTATGCTGATGGATACGGGCGGAAATTCGGGCAGTCAGTCATCGACGTTGATTATCCGCGGTCTTGCTACCGGTGAAATTCAGCTGCGTGACTGGGCAAAAGTTTTGTGGAAGGAACTCCGTATTGCGATTATGGTGGGAGCGCTGCTCGGACTGACCATTTTTATAAAATCTTATTTTTTAGACGGTAAACCGATTCTTGTCTCTGCCAGCGTCGGTTTAACGCTTGTGGTAACCGTTACGATTGCAAAACTTACCGGCGGTCTTTTGCCGATTCTTGCAAAAAAGCTCCATATGGATCCCGCTATTATGGCAGGCCCGCTCATCACCACAATTGTAGATGCGGTCAGCCTTATCGTCTATTTTAAGATCGCAGGTTTCCTATTATTTTAA
- a CDS encoding NYN domain-containing protein, with the protein MDKKYVLLIDGDNIPPSFLEAIITEVSKEGELLIKRLYGDWTTPNMNGWKNWLEKIPIRPVQQFRNGPNATDNTIIMDAIELANTNKSINAVCIVSTDSDYYSLALKLREYGLYVLGIGKQNAKALWVNACNEFKYLENLDSTTTPEEESQGSPFDSLEKLLNHAYKNSRMTEDGWVSLSDLGKSIRRSMPEFDPRSYNHNTLREILEAFPDQYEMTTDKLVPPNHWIKATERQKSDTLSGTIKRFKGNWGFIETADHGDFYFGLTNLTKSSRRKKITEGMPVRFKVFKEPNANGENLAERNGKATDVELR; encoded by the coding sequence ATGGATAAGAAATATGTATTGCTGATCGACGGTGATAACATCCCGCCGAGTTTTTTGGAAGCTATCATCACCGAAGTCTCTAAAGAAGGTGAATTACTGATAAAGCGTTTATACGGCGACTGGACAACACCAAATATGAATGGGTGGAAAAATTGGCTTGAAAAAATCCCCATTCGTCCGGTACAGCAATTCCGCAACGGCCCCAATGCAACCGATAATACCATTATCATGGATGCTATCGAGTTGGCCAATACCAATAAAAGCATTAACGCTGTTTGCATCGTTTCGACAGATTCAGACTACTACAGTCTTGCCCTTAAATTGCGGGAATACGGCCTCTATGTACTTGGTATCGGAAAGCAAAATGCTAAGGCACTTTGGGTAAATGCCTGCAATGAATTTAAGTATCTGGAAAACCTCGATAGTACAACAACTCCGGAAGAAGAGAGTCAAGGTTCCCCCTTTGATTCTCTGGAAAAATTGCTCAACCATGCCTATAAAAACTCACGGATGACGGAAGACGGATGGGTCAGTCTTTCCGATTTAGGAAAATCCATTAGGCGGAGTATGCCGGAATTTGACCCCCGATCATATAACCATAATACCTTACGGGAAATTCTTGAAGCTTTTCCCGATCAATATGAAATGACAACCGACAAACTGGTTCCCCCCAATCATTGGATTAAAGCAACGGAGCGACAAAAGAGCGATACGTTGAGTGGCACCATTAAGCGCTTTAAGGGCAACTGGGGCTTTATCGAAACTGCCGACCACGGCGATTTCTATTTCGGCCTTACAAACCTCACCAAATCATCCCGCCGCAAAAAGATTACGGAAGGAATGCCGGTGCGCTTCAAAGTATTTAAGGAACCGAACGCAAACGGAGAGAACCTTGCTGAAAGGAACGGCAAAGCAACGGATGTGGAACTCCGATAG
- a CDS encoding NCS2 family permease, with product MEKLFQLQAHKTNVRTEIIAGLTTFLAMAYILAVNPLILSDAGLNPGSVFTATALSAAVATLMMAVLANLPVALAPGMGLNAFFTYTVVIGMKYSPAMALTAVFLEGLLFILLSFFNVREAIVESIPINLKKAVAAGIGLFITLIGMKNAEIIVDNPATLVGLGNVTSGPALLGIIGLVITAVLYVLHIPGSILLGILITTVIGIPMGVTVPFGGWENWSIVSAPAAPIFWNFDFSNILSFQFFTVFFSFLFVDIFDTVGTLVGVSNRAGLTDKNGNIPRVKQALLSDAVGTVFGAMLGTSTVTSFVESTSGVAAGGRTGLTALTTGVFFLIALVFSPLFLLIPSAATAPALIIVGFLMLSAAAEIDFTDPTEGIPAFLTIVMMPFAYSIAEGIVYGILSYVILKAATGKFKQIPIVTWVLFIIFILRIVLH from the coding sequence ATGGAAAAACTCTTTCAGCTTCAAGCGCACAAAACAAATGTGCGTACTGAAATCATTGCAGGTTTAACCACATTCCTTGCAATGGCGTATATCCTTGCCGTTAACCCGCTCATTTTAAGTGATGCAGGCTTAAATCCCGGCAGCGTATTTACGGCTACCGCATTATCTGCGGCAGTCGCAACCTTGATGATGGCAGTACTTGCCAATCTGCCTGTTGCTCTCGCCCCTGGTATGGGGTTAAATGCTTTCTTCACGTATACCGTTGTTATCGGAATGAAGTATTCGCCCGCAATGGCATTGACAGCAGTATTCCTCGAAGGTTTGCTGTTTATTCTGCTTTCTTTTTTCAATGTACGGGAAGCGATCGTCGAATCGATCCCGATCAATCTGAAAAAAGCAGTTGCAGCAGGTATCGGTCTTTTCATCACCTTAATCGGTATGAAAAATGCGGAAATTATCGTTGATAACCCCGCAACATTAGTCGGTCTCGGCAACGTTACGTCGGGTCCCGCCCTATTAGGAATTATCGGCTTGGTGATTACTGCAGTATTGTATGTTCTGCACATCCCCGGCTCAATTCTTCTTGGAATTTTGATTACTACCGTAATCGGTATTCCGATGGGCGTTACCGTACCGTTCGGCGGTTGGGAAAATTGGTCAATCGTAAGTGCTCCTGCAGCTCCTATTTTCTGGAATTTTGATTTCAGCAATATTCTCAGCTTCCAGTTCTTTACGGTATTCTTCTCATTCTTGTTTGTTGATATTTTTGATACGGTCGGCACGTTAGTCGGTGTCAGCAACCGGGCAGGACTCACCGACAAGAATGGCAACATTCCGCGTGTAAAACAGGCATTGCTTTCCGATGCTGTCGGAACCGTCTTCGGCGCTATGCTGGGTACTTCTACGGTTACCAGCTTTGTCGAAAGTACTTCCGGTGTAGCAGCCGGCGGACGCACCGGTTTAACAGCGCTGACAACCGGTGTATTCTTCTTAATTGCACTGGTATTTTCACCGCTCTTCCTGCTTATTCCGTCAGCGGCAACAGCTCCGGCTTTGATTATCGTCGGATTCCTTATGTTGAGTGCGGCAGCCGAAATCGATTTCACAGATCCTACGGAAGGTATTCCGGCGTTCTTAACAATCGTTATGATGCCGTTTGCATACAGCATCGCCGAAGGTATCGTTTACGGTATCCTTTCCTACGTTATTTTGAAGGCAGCAACCGGCAAGTTTAAGCAAATCCCAATTGTTACATGGGTATTGTTTATTATCTTCATCTTGAGAATTGTTCTCCATTAA